In one Bdellovibrionota bacterium genomic region, the following are encoded:
- a CDS encoding TIGR04552 family protein codes for MGLNFLNSSGSISEQNLRTVLSGDSAIDFSRLEISNLESANQFIQSYGYNATKSEDVEELWGIHRKSVSLLREHLMEDGEKIPDELGDPSLLGEIGNLLVMASQKEQSERQRWACAILKVMHAYAHVKNDLFSQFSDQIQDQILKRFKNHIVEDPAFGVKLGSGEGAISLHKFEVKPFKRTSSSVIKLLSKKNAVAINLLDRLGIRIVTKNVFDAFRVIDYLIRETIVSFPNVMPEQSHNNLYPVNLLLEVMKSQPNAENINQILQEKMGSSEARAEFKVKENEFSATDYKFMKFISRQLIEVELGGKVIHFFFPYEVQVLDYDTYISNLSGPQAHEQYKKRQRVAARLRVFGK; via the coding sequence ATGGGGCTTAATTTTTTAAATTCTTCCGGATCAATTTCAGAGCAAAATTTAAGAACCGTTTTATCCGGTGATTCTGCCATTGATTTTTCTAGATTGGAAATTTCGAATCTAGAATCAGCAAATCAATTCATTCAGTCTTATGGCTATAATGCTACCAAGAGCGAAGATGTGGAAGAGCTTTGGGGAATCCATAGAAAATCCGTTTCTCTTTTGAGAGAGCATCTGATGGAAGACGGGGAGAAAATCCCAGATGAATTAGGTGATCCTTCACTTTTAGGTGAGATTGGAAACCTTTTAGTGATGGCCAGCCAAAAAGAACAATCAGAAAGACAGCGTTGGGCTTGTGCGATTTTAAAAGTGATGCATGCTTATGCCCACGTAAAAAATGATTTATTCAGTCAGTTTTCAGATCAAATCCAAGATCAAATTTTAAAAAGATTTAAAAATCATATTGTAGAAGATCCTGCGTTTGGAGTAAAGCTGGGTTCTGGCGAAGGTGCTATTTCTTTGCATAAGTTCGAAGTAAAGCCTTTCAAAAGAACTTCAAGCAGTGTGATCAAACTCCTTTCTAAGAAAAATGCAGTAGCGATCAATCTTCTGGATCGTTTGGGAATTCGTATCGTCACAAAAAATGTTTTTGATGCTTTCCGAGTGATTGATTATTTAATTCGTGAAACCATCGTGAGCTTTCCCAACGTTATGCCAGAGCAATCTCATAATAATTTGTATCCCGTTAATCTTTTGTTGGAAGTTATGAAATCTCAACCCAATGCCGAGAACATCAATCAAATTCTACAAGAAAAAATGGGATCATCAGAGGCTCGTGCAGAATTCAAGGTCAAAGAGAATGAATTCTCCGCGACCGATTATAAATTTATGAAGTTCATTTCAAGGCAGTTGATTGAAGTTGAATTGGGAGGCAAAGTGATCCACTTCTTTTTTCCTTATGAAGTTCAAGTTTTAGATTACGACACTTACATCAGCAATCTCTCTGGTCCGCAAGCTCATGAGCAGTACAAGAAAAGACAAAGAGTGGCCGCAAGATTACGAGTGTTTGGAAAGTGA
- a CDS encoding lysophospholipid acyltransferase family protein produces MIYILRVLGFLAAVLAGLLTIFFAAVVMLLIFVGLRSKIDYFIHKWAVIVNFLARAEVHGSGNENEPNEPCLFVFNHVSLIDIPVALAVIKKMIRFGAKKELFMIPVFGQAMHLAGVLRINRGNRNSAISTLKKAHGRITETGQSFILAAEGTRMSENKLGDFKSGPFVLAIDSQCLLVPVVIYGAYNVMPKKDLYFRLEKKHKVFVEILPPIDTKQYTFEDRHEVKKMVRNQMSEAFERLKKLDSHR; encoded by the coding sequence ATGATTTACATATTGCGTGTTTTAGGTTTTTTAGCGGCGGTACTTGCGGGTTTATTAACCATTTTTTTTGCTGCGGTAGTGATGCTTTTAATTTTTGTAGGTTTAAGATCAAAAATTGATTACTTCATTCACAAGTGGGCCGTGATCGTAAACTTTTTGGCAAGGGCAGAGGTTCATGGTTCGGGAAATGAAAATGAGCCTAATGAACCTTGTCTATTTGTTTTCAATCATGTGAGTTTAATTGATATTCCAGTGGCACTGGCCGTCATCAAAAAAATGATTCGATTTGGGGCGAAGAAAGAGCTTTTTATGATTCCAGTTTTTGGGCAGGCTATGCATCTTGCCGGAGTTTTAAGAATCAATCGTGGGAATCGCAATAGCGCGATCTCTACACTTAAAAAAGCCCACGGTAGAATAACGGAAACGGGCCAATCTTTTATTTTAGCTGCTGAAGGCACGCGGATGAGTGAGAACAAACTGGGAGACTTTAAGAGTGGTCCCTTTGTTTTGGCGATTGATTCTCAATGTCTCTTGGTGCCAGTTGTAATTTACGGGGCTTATAATGTTATGCCGAAGAAAGATCTCTATTTCAGACTTGAGAAAAAGCACAAAGTTTTCGTAGAGATTTTGCCACCAATAGATACCAAGCAGTATACGTTTGAGGATCGTCATGAAGTCAAAAAAATGGTTAGAAATCAGATGTCTGAGGCCTTTGAGAGGTTAAAAAAACTCGACTCTCACAGATAA
- a CDS encoding 3-hydroxybutyryl-CoA dehydrogenase — MTIKALGVIGAGQMGNGIAQVAASIGLDVVMYDISEKALEKGFNTISASCDRFIKKETMKEADKKALLSKIKTTTKMEDFKSCQVVVEAATENLDLKLKIFAELDKATSPETILCSNTSSISITKIASVTSKPQNVVGMHFMNPVPLMKLVEGIRGLQTSDETFNTVKGLAEKMGKTFVVSRDMPGFIVNRILMPMINEAAYALYEGIAEVEAIDSAMKLGTNQPMGPLTLADFIGLDTCLAIMNVLHTEMGDTKYRPCPLLKKYVEAGWLGKKTGRGFYTYQN, encoded by the coding sequence ATGACTATCAAAGCATTAGGTGTGATCGGCGCGGGACAAATGGGAAATGGTATTGCACAAGTGGCGGCAAGCATTGGCCTTGACGTTGTCATGTATGACATTTCAGAAAAGGCTTTAGAAAAAGGCTTCAATACAATTTCTGCCAGCTGCGATCGTTTTATTAAAAAAGAAACTATGAAGGAAGCAGATAAGAAAGCTCTTCTTTCAAAAATTAAAACAACTACAAAGATGGAAGATTTTAAGAGCTGCCAAGTAGTTGTTGAAGCTGCGACGGAAAATTTGGACCTTAAATTAAAAATTTTTGCTGAGCTTGATAAAGCCACCAGCCCTGAAACCATTCTTTGTTCGAATACATCTTCAATCTCGATCACAAAAATTGCTTCGGTAACTTCTAAGCCTCAAAACGTGGTGGGCATGCACTTTATGAATCCGGTTCCATTGATGAAGTTGGTGGAAGGCATTCGTGGACTTCAAACGTCGGATGAGACTTTCAACACGGTCAAAGGCTTGGCGGAAAAAATGGGAAAAACTTTTGTTGTTTCTCGTGATATGCCGGGATTTATCGTGAATAGAATTTTAATGCCAATGATCAACGAGGCGGCGTACGCGCTTTATGAAGGAATTGCGGAAGTGGAAGCTATTGATTCGGCGATGAAGTTGGGAACAAATCAACCGATGGGCCCACTGACTCTGGCGGATTTCATCGGCTTAGACACTTGTCTTGCAATCATGAACGTACTCCACACCGAAATGGGAGATACAAAGTATCGCCCCTGTCCACTTTTAAAAAAATATGTGGAAGCGGGTTGGTTGGGTAAGAAGACAGGTCGCGGGTTCTATACTTATCAAAATTAA
- a CDS encoding enoyl-CoA hydratase-related protein: MFENLLVEKKDKVTVVTINRPQALNALNTGVLNDLENFFGSLKEDKSTRVIILTGSGDKAFVAGADIKEISTLNQKTSQEFSLKGQKIFSMIESLPQVVIGAINGFTLGGGLELALSCDFLVATPGSKFGLPEVSLGLLPGFGGTQRLSRLVGLSKAREMIFTGKHIASDEALKIGLINQVVEGSPVEAALVIANKIITNGPSAIAHAKRAINSGFDLELLKGLQVEAEQFSQLFDKSEQKEGVAAFMEKRKPQF, from the coding sequence ATGTTTGAAAATCTTCTTGTAGAAAAAAAAGATAAAGTCACAGTTGTTACCATCAACAGACCGCAAGCATTAAATGCTTTGAATACAGGCGTGTTGAATGATTTAGAAAATTTTTTTGGTTCTTTAAAAGAAGATAAATCCACGCGCGTGATCATTCTCACAGGCAGTGGGGATAAGGCCTTTGTTGCTGGTGCTGACATTAAGGAAATTTCAACGCTCAATCAAAAAACTTCTCAAGAATTTTCTCTAAAAGGTCAAAAAATATTTTCTATGATCGAGTCTCTACCACAAGTAGTGATTGGTGCGATCAATGGCTTTACTTTGGGTGGAGGCTTGGAGCTAGCACTTTCTTGTGATTTTCTAGTTGCCACTCCAGGATCAAAATTTGGTTTGCCTGAAGTGAGTCTAGGCTTACTTCCTGGATTTGGTGGAACGCAGAGACTCTCAAGATTAGTGGGGCTGTCCAAAGCTCGTGAAATGATCTTTACAGGAAAGCATATAGCTTCAGATGAAGCTTTAAAAATTGGATTAATAAATCAAGTTGTAGAAGGATCGCCAGTGGAAGCGGCTTTGGTTATCGCAAATAAAATTATAACAAATGGTCCTTCGGCAATTGCTCATGCAAAACGTGCTATCAATAGCGGCTTTGATTTGGAATTGTTAAAAGGTCTTCAAGTAGAAGCCGAACAATTCTCACAATTGTTTGATAAGTCCGAACAAAAAGAAGGCGTCGCTGCTTTTATGGAAAAAAGAAAACCGCAATTTTAA
- the icmF gene encoding fused isobutyryl-CoA mutase/GTPase IcmF: protein MNHVPEVHSPKNHIRIITAASLFDGHDASINIMRRILQDAGCEVIHLGHNRSVQDIVRAALQESAQGICISSYQGGHMEFFKYMRDLLDQAGADYVKIYGGGGGTIVHDEKRELEAYGISQIFHPEDGRKLGLEGMIQVIVKGCDFDILEQSQKNSQIKKKVDSSQDSLVSQLIYEKELGLAVTSVDEEKKYSGDLPSLKKRTPVVLGITGTGGAGKSSLVDEIVQRFIYCFKDIRIGVFCVDPTKRKTGGALLGDRIRMNAIESSRTFMKSIASRGSGREISNSLPKILEFAKKSNQFDLIIAETSGIGQGDGAVTEFSDVSLYVMTSEFGAQSQLEKIDMIDYADIISINKADRKGSLDALRDVRKQYRRSRKVFKDMSGKNMSGTEIKDEELPVFLTQASQFNDEGVNKLFFSISDKVFEKGLTSYKLSADQKKDLRATQKQTLIPSERKNYLSQIVQSVRKYKKEALDNAKLASELYALKKSETAAPELKEGLKKAYDQKAKKLSHDDLKALENWDSFQEKYAGDEYSYQVRDKIFKQPLTKISLSGLKIKRVVVPSFQDWGERFRFLKLENAPGEFPYTAGVFPLKREGEDPKRQFAGEGTPERTNRRFHYLSKDDEAKRLSVAFDSVTLYGEDPHLRPDIYGKVGESGVSICTLNDMKKLLDGFDLLSPSTSVSMTINGPAPIILAFFMNAATDQQVQKKEKELGRILNPNEFATVRDEVLKAVRGTVQADILKEDQAQNTCIFSTDFALKMMGDMQEYFINKQVRNFYSVSISGYHIAEAGANPVSQLAFTLSNGFTYVEYYLSRGMKIDDFAPNLSFFFSNGLDPEYSVLGRVARRIWAISMKELYGANDRSQKLKYHIQTSGRSLHAQEIDFNDIRTTLQALIAIYDNCNSLHTNAYDEAITTPTEESVRRAMAIQMIINKEFGPAINENTLQGSYFFEELTDLVEEAVLEEFLRINDRGGVLGAMETQYQRSKIQDESYHYEMLKHTGKLPIIGVNTYINPNTQVEGYEPPKIEMARATAEEKQSQLKNLEAYQDKNSNVSEKCLDQLRLAALKGENIFAALMEAARHCSLGQMTHALYEVGGKYRRSI from the coding sequence ATGAATCATGTCCCAGAAGTACACAGTCCAAAAAATCACATTCGAATCATAACGGCGGCATCACTTTTTGATGGTCATGATGCCTCGATCAACATTATGAGACGTATCTTGCAAGATGCGGGCTGTGAAGTGATTCATCTTGGACACAATAGATCAGTGCAAGATATCGTACGTGCCGCGCTTCAGGAATCTGCGCAAGGAATCTGTATCAGTTCTTATCAGGGCGGGCATATGGAGTTCTTTAAGTACATGAGAGATCTTTTGGATCAAGCGGGCGCGGACTACGTAAAAATCTACGGTGGCGGTGGCGGCACGATTGTTCATGATGAGAAAAGAGAATTAGAAGCTTACGGTATCTCTCAAATCTTTCATCCTGAAGACGGAAGAAAGCTAGGTCTAGAAGGCATGATTCAGGTGATTGTGAAGGGTTGTGATTTTGATATTTTAGAACAATCGCAAAAAAACTCCCAGATTAAAAAGAAAGTAGATTCTTCTCAAGATTCATTGGTTTCTCAACTTATTTATGAGAAAGAATTGGGCCTTGCTGTAACTTCCGTTGACGAAGAAAAAAAATATTCTGGAGACTTACCTTCACTTAAAAAAAGAACTCCCGTAGTTCTTGGAATTACTGGAACTGGTGGGGCAGGTAAATCAAGCCTTGTGGATGAAATCGTACAAAGATTTATCTACTGCTTTAAAGATATTCGCATCGGTGTTTTCTGTGTGGACCCAACGAAGAGAAAAACGGGTGGAGCACTATTGGGTGACCGTATTCGTATGAATGCTATTGAAAGCAGTCGCACGTTTATGAAATCTATAGCTTCTCGTGGATCAGGTAGAGAGATTTCAAACTCATTACCAAAAATTTTAGAATTCGCTAAAAAATCCAATCAGTTTGATTTAATCATTGCGGAAACCTCAGGCATTGGCCAAGGTGATGGTGCGGTGACGGAATTTTCGGATGTTTCACTCTATGTGATGACTTCAGAGTTCGGTGCGCAATCGCAATTAGAAAAAATCGATATGATCGATTACGCAGATATTATTTCGATCAATAAAGCCGATAGAAAAGGATCTCTGGATGCTTTAAGAGATGTTAGAAAGCAGTACAGAAGATCTCGCAAAGTCTTTAAGGATATGTCCGGAAAAAATATGTCTGGAACAGAAATCAAAGATGAAGAATTGCCTGTGTTTTTGACCCAAGCTTCGCAGTTTAACGATGAAGGCGTAAATAAGCTTTTCTTTTCTATTTCGGATAAGGTTTTTGAAAAAGGTTTAACTTCATACAAACTGTCAGCGGATCAAAAAAAAGATCTTCGAGCGACCCAAAAACAAACTCTTATTCCTTCAGAGAGAAAAAACTATCTTTCCCAAATCGTACAATCGGTTCGAAAATATAAGAAAGAAGCTCTGGATAATGCAAAATTAGCTTCTGAGCTCTATGCGCTTAAAAAATCGGAAACTGCCGCACCGGAATTAAAAGAAGGATTAAAGAAAGCTTATGACCAAAAAGCTAAAAAACTTTCCCATGATGATTTAAAAGCTTTAGAAAATTGGGACTCATTCCAAGAAAAATATGCGGGAGATGAATACTCGTATCAGGTGAGAGATAAAATTTTTAAGCAACCTCTCACAAAAATTTCTTTGAGTGGATTAAAAATCAAAAGAGTCGTGGTCCCTTCATTTCAAGATTGGGGCGAGAGATTTAGATTCTTAAAACTAGAAAATGCTCCCGGAGAGTTTCCATACACAGCAGGTGTTTTTCCTCTGAAGCGCGAAGGTGAAGATCCTAAGCGCCAATTTGCAGGTGAGGGAACTCCAGAAAGGACGAATAGAAGATTTCACTATCTTTCAAAAGATGACGAGGCCAAAAGACTTTCCGTCGCATTTGATAGCGTTACTTTGTATGGAGAAGATCCGCATCTTCGTCCTGACATTTACGGAAAAGTGGGCGAGAGCGGTGTTTCGATTTGTACTTTGAATGACATGAAAAAACTTTTGGATGGTTTTGATCTCTTGAGTCCTTCAACGTCGGTGAGCATGACGATCAATGGACCAGCGCCAATCATTCTCGCATTTTTTATGAATGCGGCGACAGACCAGCAAGTGCAAAAAAAAGAAAAAGAACTTGGACGAATTTTAAATCCAAATGAATTTGCAACTGTTCGCGATGAAGTTTTAAAAGCAGTACGCGGAACTGTTCAAGCCGATATTTTAAAAGAAGATCAAGCTCAGAACACTTGCATTTTCTCAACAGATTTTGCGCTCAAGATGATGGGCGATATGCAAGAGTACTTTATAAATAAACAGGTTAGAAATTTCTATTCAGTGAGTATTTCTGGTTACCATATCGCGGAAGCGGGTGCCAATCCTGTGAGCCAGTTGGCCTTTACGCTTTCTAATGGATTCACTTACGTGGAATATTATTTATCTCGTGGGATGAAGATTGATGACTTTGCGCCGAACCTTTCGTTCTTCTTCAGTAATGGTTTGGATCCTGAGTATTCAGTATTGGGAAGAGTCGCGCGCAGAATTTGGGCGATCTCGATGAAAGAGCTTTACGGAGCCAACGATCGCTCGCAAAAATTAAAATACCATATTCAAACTTCAGGCAGGTCACTGCATGCTCAAGAAATTGATTTCAATGATATCAGGACCACATTACAGGCCTTGATTGCCATCTATGACAACTGTAATTCGCTTCACACCAATGCCTATGACGAAGCGATCACGACGCCGACAGAAGAATCGGTAAGACGTGCGATGGCCATTCAAATGATCATCAATAAGGAATTTGGACCGGCCATCAACGAGAACACACTTCAGGGTTCTTATTTCTTTGAAGAACTTACGGATTTAGTGGAAGAAGCGGTCTTAGAAGAATTCCTAAGAATCAACGATCGTGGCGGCGTACTAGGAGCCATGGAGACACAATATCAAAGAAGTAAAATCCAAGATGAGTCCTACCATTATGAAATGCTTAAGCACACAGGGAAGCTTCCCATCATCGGGGTGAACACATACATAAATCCCAATACTCAAGTTGAAGGTTATGAGCCACCAAAGATCGAGATGGCCAGAGCTACAGCTGAAGAAAAACAAAGTCAGCTCAAAAATTTAGAGGCTTATCAGGATAAAAATTCAAATGTCTCTGAGAAGTGCCTTGATCAATTACGATTAGCAGCCCTTAAGGGCGAAAATATTTTCGCCGCCCTAATGGAAGCTGCAAGACATTGCTCACTAGGCCAAATGACCCACGCCCTTTATGAAGTCGGCGGAAAATATAGAAGATCGATTTAA
- a CDS encoding lipocalin family protein: MKKIILVLLGLPLMLVSCAKKNDDGNLQGIWIGQVKSGDVALLKDVGAAAGANSSLTTESLFYKFDSGKIVTYKAKDFDNNNNQTEQEVGTYTANDGVLTINIEAHSCANTNIPGLTDRKLKKVVPYRISEDFTEMTLTLKFNSKVVFKKLESTDADDAQNSVNSSDVGCFAGGGLFKANAVQKPKEEVNLEEVRKIQEEVDEAGLNEEAKEEAE; the protein is encoded by the coding sequence ATGAAAAAAATTATTTTAGTGCTTCTAGGATTACCGCTCATGTTGGTTTCATGTGCGAAAAAAAATGACGATGGTAACCTTCAAGGCATCTGGATTGGCCAAGTGAAGTCTGGCGATGTTGCATTGCTAAAAGACGTTGGTGCGGCGGCTGGAGCAAACAGCTCGCTGACCACCGAGAGCCTCTTCTATAAATTTGACAGCGGAAAAATTGTGACTTACAAAGCCAAAGATTTTGATAATAACAATAATCAAACAGAACAAGAAGTGGGTACTTACACAGCAAATGATGGCGTTCTCACCATAAATATTGAAGCACATTCGTGTGCAAATACTAATATTCCAGGACTGACAGATCGTAAATTAAAGAAAGTTGTTCCATACAGAATTTCTGAAGACTTTACTGAGATGACCCTAACTCTAAAGTTCAATTCAAAAGTTGTTTTCAAGAAACTAGAGAGCACCGATGCGGATGATGCGCAAAATTCTGTAAATTCTTCGGACGTGGGTTGCTTTGCAGGCGGTGGTTTATTTAAAGCAAACGCCGTTCAAAAACCAAAAGAAGAAGTTAACTTGGAAGAAGTTCGTAAAATTCAAGAAGAGGTTGACGAAGCAGGCTTGAACGAGGAAGCTAAGGAAGAAGCAGAGTAA
- a CDS encoding queuosine precursor transporter, producing MNLSRREIIYFVLGGLFVTNALLGEIIGVKLISLGPYTMTMGVIPWPVVFITTDLVNEYFGREGVKKLTYLTVGLILYAFLVIYLSMLIPAAGISPVNDEVYNQVFGQSLWIIVGSITAFIVSQLIDVSVFWFFRGKTGGKMLWLRATGSTIISQLIDTFLVMGIAFWLPGKMTTEDYFNVSLTNYTYKILVALSITPIIYISHSLIDRYFKKA from the coding sequence GTGAATCTTTCTAGAAGAGAAATTATATATTTTGTCTTAGGTGGACTCTTTGTCACGAATGCTCTTTTGGGCGAAATCATCGGCGTAAAATTAATCAGTCTTGGCCCCTATACAATGACCATGGGTGTGATTCCTTGGCCTGTTGTCTTTATCACTACAGATTTAGTAAATGAGTATTTTGGAAGAGAAGGCGTCAAGAAACTCACTTACCTTACAGTAGGTCTAATTCTTTACGCTTTTTTGGTAATTTATCTTTCTATGCTTATTCCTGCGGCAGGTATATCGCCAGTCAATGACGAGGTTTATAATCAGGTATTTGGGCAATCACTCTGGATTATTGTTGGGAGTATTACGGCATTTATTGTAAGCCAATTGATAGACGTTTCGGTTTTTTGGTTTTTCAGAGGAAAGACCGGCGGCAAAATGCTATGGCTTAGAGCAACAGGATCGACCATTATTTCGCAGTTGATCGATACATTTTTAGTTATGGGAATTGCTTTCTGGCTTCCCGGAAAGATGACGACGGAAGATTATTTTAACGTATCCCTAACAAACTACACATATAAGATACTGGTGGCTCTCAGCATCACGCCCATCATATATATTTCTCATAGCCTTATTGACCGATATTTCAAAAAAGCATAG
- a CDS encoding TolC family protein, which translates to MKIIFIKYIMFATVCLFSGIAFAQEITLEQAYSAALKNENYSNEGKGIRGQSRARLKQARSYLFPKVDAVGKYEKSKFEADATGAETEDTIKSYGATLRQPLFQGGLFSGVQREKALDQATDLQLKVRDLDQYLAVAQSYYRIQILESTLEVIKDVNQVSSKRVGILKRRVQIGKSKQTDVLTNEIQYQNLKIELSQVETQLLAERERFADLTGLSTKAPLQKVTEVPVLKPFTYYSSKAEKTLDVEIQAKSAYIAEKDESIKDMQHFPKLYLDLAATYNEYEQPANIDGRELSGALMLEFPLFYGGRTSAEAQEAKWKKVAEKSKLEALKRDTVVDITNQYNEFKKWIEQYKIYEDSLVTARKNYQIFNKESNLGLVSNLELLNSLTTYLDTKKARDEAFYQLKISELTLGRLIGERN; encoded by the coding sequence GTGAAAATTATTTTTATAAAATACATCATGTTTGCTACGGTCTGCCTATTTTCTGGAATTGCTTTTGCTCAAGAAATTACTTTAGAGCAAGCTTACAGTGCGGCTCTAAAAAATGAAAATTATTCGAACGAAGGAAAAGGCATTAGAGGTCAATCTAGAGCCCGCTTAAAGCAAGCAAGATCTTATCTATTTCCAAAAGTAGACGCCGTTGGAAAATACGAAAAATCAAAATTCGAAGCTGATGCAACCGGTGCAGAAACTGAAGACACCATCAAAAGTTACGGTGCAACTTTAAGACAACCTCTCTTTCAAGGCGGATTGTTTTCTGGCGTACAAAGAGAAAAGGCTTTAGACCAAGCAACAGATCTCCAATTGAAAGTCAGAGACTTAGATCAATATTTGGCGGTGGCACAAAGTTATTACCGTATCCAAATTCTGGAGAGTACTTTAGAAGTGATCAAAGATGTGAATCAGGTGAGTTCAAAAAGAGTAGGGATTTTAAAAAGAAGAGTGCAAATTGGTAAGTCCAAGCAAACTGATGTTTTAACCAATGAAATCCAATACCAAAATTTAAAAATAGAATTGAGTCAGGTAGAAACACAACTTTTAGCAGAGAGAGAACGCTTTGCCGATTTAACCGGCCTTTCTACAAAGGCACCGTTACAAAAAGTGACAGAGGTTCCTGTTCTTAAGCCTTTCACTTATTATTCTAGTAAAGCAGAAAAAACTTTGGATGTAGAGATTCAAGCCAAGAGCGCCTACATTGCCGAAAAAGATGAATCCATTAAGGATATGCAACATTTTCCGAAACTTTATTTGGATCTAGCGGCAACTTACAACGAATACGAACAGCCTGCAAACATTGACGGAAGGGAGCTTTCGGGCGCGTTGATGTTGGAGTTCCCATTATTTTATGGTGGTAGAACGAGTGCGGAAGCTCAAGAAGCGAAGTGGAAAAAAGTTGCGGAGAAATCTAAGCTTGAAGCTTTGAAGCGTGATACGGTTGTCGATATCACAAATCAATACAATGAATTCAAAAAATGGATTGAGCAGTACAAGATCTATGAAGACTCGTTGGTTACCGCTAGAAAAAACTATCAAATTTTTAATAAAGAATCAAATTTAGGATTGGTTTCTAACTTAGAATTACTAAATTCACTCACCACATATCTAGACACTAAAAAAGCCCGCGACGAGGCTTTCTATCAACTAAAAATTTCTGAACTGACATTGGGTCGATTGATCGGCGAACGCAACTAG